The proteins below come from a single Streptococcus canis genomic window:
- a CDS encoding dUTP diphosphatase, translated as MTKIRGFELVSGFTNKDLLPKRETAHAAGYDLSVAEEVTIAPGEIKLVATGVKAYMQDGEVLYLYDRSSNPRKKGLVLINSVGVIDGDYYGNEANEGHIFAQMQNITDQPVTLVVGERIVQGVFMPFLIADGDQASGERTGGFGSTGK; from the coding sequence ATGACCAAGATTCGTGGGTTTGAGCTTGTATCAGGCTTTACCAATAAGGACCTATTACCAAAACGTGAGACAGCGCATGCAGCTGGTTATGACTTGTCTGTTGCTGAAGAGGTGACTATTGCGCCAGGAGAAATTAAGCTAGTAGCAACGGGAGTGAAAGCCTATATGCAAGATGGCGAGGTACTTTACCTCTATGACCGTTCGTCAAATCCTCGGAAAAAAGGCTTGGTCTTGATTAACTCCGTTGGGGTGATTGATGGGGATTACTATGGCAATGAAGCCAATGAGGGGCATATTTTTGCGCAGATGCAAAACATTACAGACCAGCCGGTTACATTGGTAGTCGGCGAACGTATTGTTCAAGGTGTTTTCATGCCCTTTTTGATTGCTGATGGTGATCAAGCCAGCGGTGAACGAACAGGTGGCTTTGGTTCAACAGGCAAATAA
- the radA gene encoding DNA repair protein RadA codes for MAKKKATFICQECGYQSPKYLGRCPNCSAWSSFVEEVEVKEVKNARVSLTGEKSKPIKLKDVDNISYHRTQTDMAEFNRVLGGGVVPGSLVLIGGDPGIGKSTLLLQVSTQLANKGTVLYVSGEESAEQIKLRSERLGDIDNEFYLYAETNMQAIRSEVENLQPDFLIIDSIQTIMSPEITGVQGSVSQVREVTAELMQLAKTNNIATFIVGHVTKEGTLAGPRMLEHMVDTVLYFEGERHHTFRILRAVKNRFGSTNEIGIFEMQSAGLVEVLNPSQVFLEERLDGATGSAIVVTMEGSRPILAEVQSLVTPSIFGNARRTTTGLDFNRVSLIMAVLEKRCGLLLQNQDAYLKSAGGVKLDEPAIDLAVAVAIASSYKEKPTSPQEAFLGEIGLTGEIRRVTRIEQRINEATKLGFTKIYAPKNALQGIAIPKGIAVVGVTTVGQVLKAVFG; via the coding sequence ATAGCAAAGAAAAAAGCGACCTTCATTTGTCAAGAGTGTGGCTACCAGTCACCCAAATATTTAGGGCGCTGTCCAAACTGTTCAGCCTGGTCTTCTTTTGTGGAAGAAGTAGAGGTCAAAGAAGTCAAAAATGCTCGTGTTAGTTTGACAGGTGAGAAGAGTAAACCTATTAAACTAAAAGATGTGGACAATATCAGCTATCATCGGACACAGACCGATATGGCAGAATTTAATCGTGTTCTCGGTGGCGGTGTCGTTCCAGGAAGTTTGGTCTTAATCGGTGGCGATCCAGGTATTGGAAAATCCACCTTGCTCTTGCAGGTATCCACCCAGCTAGCCAATAAGGGAACCGTTCTCTATGTCTCCGGGGAAGAATCAGCAGAGCAGATTAAACTGCGCAGTGAGCGCTTGGGGGATATTGACAATGAATTTTACCTCTATGCTGAGACTAATATGCAGGCTATTCGATCAGAAGTTGAAAACTTGCAGCCAGATTTCTTGATTATTGATTCTATTCAAACCATTATGAGTCCTGAGATTACAGGTGTTCAAGGATCAGTTAGTCAGGTGAGAGAAGTCACTGCCGAATTGATGCAGTTGGCAAAGACCAATAATATTGCAACCTTTATTGTGGGGCATGTCACCAAGGAAGGGACTTTGGCAGGACCTCGTATGTTAGAACACATGGTGGACACCGTTCTCTACTTTGAGGGGGAAAGGCATCATACTTTTCGTATTTTGCGGGCTGTGAAAAATCGCTTTGGCTCTACGAATGAGATTGGTATTTTTGAAATGCAGTCAGCCGGACTTGTTGAGGTTCTAAATCCAAGTCAAGTCTTTCTTGAAGAGCGTTTAGATGGTGCCACAGGTTCAGCCATCGTGGTAACCATGGAAGGCAGCCGACCGATTTTAGCGGAGGTTCAATCTTTGGTAACACCATCTATTTTTGGCAATGCTAGACGAACCACAACTGGACTTGATTTCAATCGTGTAAGCCTCATTATGGCAGTCTTAGAAAAACGCTGTGGGCTTCTTTTACAAAATCAAGATGCCTACCTTAAATCAGCTGGTGGTGTCAAATTGGATGAGCCTGCTATTGATTTGGCAGTCGCTGTGGCCATTGCTTCTAGTTACAAGGAAAAACCAACTAGCCCGCAAGAAGCTTTCTTAGGCGAGATTGGGTTAACAGGTGAGATTCGGCGAGTGACCCGTATTGAGCAACGGATTAATGAAGCAACTAAGCTAGGCTTTACTAAAATCTACGCCCCTAAAAATGCTCTGCAAGGGATTGCTATTCCAAAAGGAATTGCTGTGGTTGGGGTGACTACCGTTGGCCAAGTGTTAAAAGCCGTTTTTGGCTAA
- a CDS encoding beta-class carbonic anhydrase produces MSYFDHFLSANKAYVALHGTAHLPLKPKMRVAIVTCMDSRLHVAQALGLALGDAHILRNAGGRVTDDMIRSLVISQQQMGTREIVVLHHTDCGAQTFTNESFAKQLRDSLGVEVGDKDFLPFTDVEASVREDMAILRQSPLIPDDVVINGAVYDVDTGRMISVV; encoded by the coding sequence ATGTCTTACTTTGACCATTTTTTATCGGCTAATAAGGCTTATGTAGCCTTACATGGCACTGCTCATTTACCTTTGAAACCTAAAATGCGGGTGGCTATTGTGACTTGCATGGATTCACGGCTACATGTGGCCCAAGCTCTGGGACTGGCCCTAGGAGATGCTCATATTTTGCGAAATGCGGGTGGGCGCGTGACAGACGATATGATTCGTTCACTGGTTATCTCTCAGCAGCAAATGGGAACTCGTGAAATTGTGGTCTTACATCATACAGATTGTGGGGCGCAAACCTTCACCAATGAAAGCTTTGCCAAGCAGCTTCGAGATAGTTTAGGCGTTGAGGTTGGCGACAAAGATTTTCTGCCCTTTACAGATGTGGAAGCCAGTGTTCGTGAAGATATGGCTATTTTGCGCCAATCTCCCTTGATTCCAGATGATGTGGTGATTAATGGCGCTGTCTATGATGTGGATACAGGACGTATGATCTCAGTGGTGTAA
- a CDS encoding TIGR00266 family protein: MADNRMKYRIDSNMQFPLVEIELEAGESVFLQQGSMVYHTPSVGLTTSLNSRGSGLGKLVGAIGRSMVSGESMFVTKALANDEHGKLALAPSMPGQVMALDLGINQYCLNDGAFLALDGSAHYTMRRQSVGKALFGGQGGLFVMSTQGEGTLLANAFGSIKKISLREDSITIDNAHVVAWSQELDYDIHLENGFLQSIGTGEGIVNTFRGTGDIYVQSLNVEQFAAVLKPFLPLATNH; this comes from the coding sequence ATGGCAGATAATCGCATGAAGTACCGGATAGACAGTAATATGCAGTTTCCTCTGGTGGAAATTGAGTTAGAGGCAGGAGAATCAGTTTTTCTTCAGCAAGGGAGCATGGTTTATCATACCCCTTCTGTGGGTCTCACCACTAGCCTGAACAGTCGTGGGTCAGGGCTAGGGAAATTAGTGGGCGCTATTGGACGTTCTATGGTTTCAGGTGAGTCCATGTTTGTAACAAAGGCGCTTGCCAATGATGAGCATGGCAAGCTTGCTTTAGCCCCCTCTATGCCAGGTCAGGTCATGGCCTTAGACTTGGGAATCAACCAATATTGCCTAAATGATGGTGCCTTTCTAGCTTTGGATGGCTCCGCCCATTATACAATGAGACGACAATCAGTAGGTAAGGCTCTTTTTGGTGGCCAAGGTGGTCTCTTTGTTATGTCAACGCAAGGTGAGGGCACTTTACTGGCTAATGCCTTTGGTTCTATCAAAAAAATAAGTTTACGAGAAGACAGCATCACTATTGATAATGCCCATGTGGTGGCCTGGAGTCAAGAGTTGGATTATGATATCCATTTGGAAAATGGCTTTCTGCAGTCCATTGGTACTGGAGAAGGTATTGTAAATACCTTTAGAGGAACTGGTGATATTTATGTGCAAAGTTTGAATGTGGAACAATTTGCAGCAGTTCTCAAACCTTTTTTACCTTTAGCAACTAACCATTAA
- a CDS encoding LytTR family DNA-binding domain-containing protein, producing MKIVIELDASCDAIEVTIKAAHITEQVLQLQQALLQMDRRPLVFYKGNSEYFLDLSTILFFETDGSKVFGHSKDNAYEVKLKLYELEAYLPPSFCRVAKATIVNTSCIYSLEKSFSGTSRICFYDTHKQVHVSRHYYQLLKEKLRETR from the coding sequence GTGAAAATTGTGATTGAGTTAGATGCGTCTTGTGATGCTATTGAAGTGACCATTAAAGCTGCTCATATCACTGAACAGGTGCTTCAACTTCAACAGGCCCTTCTTCAAATGGATCGAAGACCGCTGGTTTTTTATAAGGGCAATAGTGAGTATTTCTTAGACCTATCAACAATTCTCTTTTTTGAGACAGACGGGTCCAAAGTTTTTGGGCACTCTAAAGACAATGCTTACGAGGTCAAATTAAAACTGTATGAACTGGAAGCTTATCTTCCTCCATCCTTTTGTCGTGTGGCTAAAGCAACCATTGTCAATACCAGTTGCATTTATTCCCTCGAAAAGTCCTTTTCAGGAACTAGTCGTATTTGTTTCTATGATACTCACAAACAAGTTCATGTGTCGCGGCATTATTACCAATTATTAAAAGAAAAACTTAGAGAAACGAGGTAA
- a CDS encoding MFS transporter, translated as MFWFCSFFSIAGTIMGGFLAMPLFKKSKLLVLVKGISLMVPFIFISLLCHSIYGLYISLVLTTIISGMINPKLNALIKNTLPEEKIAMIGSGVGTYVQLGAVLSRLLVSVLVVLLSLDWISLLLIAFSFLLIIYVYKTHDFSLSTISIKKED; from the coding sequence TTGTTTTGGTTCTGCTCTTTTTTTAGTATTGCAGGTACCATTATGGGTGGCTTTTTAGCCATGCCCCTGTTTAAAAAAAGTAAGCTGCTTGTTCTGGTCAAAGGGATTAGTTTGATGGTTCCTTTTATTTTTATCAGTCTTCTCTGTCACTCTATTTATGGGCTTTACATCAGCCTTGTCTTAACAACCATTATTTCTGGTATGATTAATCCCAAATTAAATGCCTTAATCAAGAATACTTTACCAGAAGAAAAGATTGCCATGATTGGCTCTGGAGTAGGAACTTATGTCCAGCTTGGTGCTGTTTTATCCCGCCTTCTGGTTTCAGTTCTTGTTGTCCTGCTTTCTTTGGATTGGATTAGCCTGCTATTGATAGCTTTTAGTTTCTTACTGATTATCTACGTTTATAAAACTCATGACTTCTCTCTTTCGACAATTTCTATCAAAAAAGAGGACTAA
- the gltX gene encoding glutamate--tRNA ligase, with translation MSTKPIRVRYAPSPTGLLHIGNARTALFNYLYARHHGGTFIIRIEDTDRKRHVEDGERSQLENLKWLGMDWDESPETHDQYRQSERLELYQQYIDRLLTEGKAYKSYVTEEELAAERERQEAAGETPRYINEFLGMTEDQKAAYIAEREAAGIVPTVRLAVNEAGIYKWTDMVKGDIEFEGGNIGGDWVIQKKDGYPTYNFAVVVDDHDMQISHVIRGDDHIANTPKQLMVYEALGWEAPAFGHMTLIINSETGKKLSKRDTNTLQFIEDYRKKGYMPEAVFNFIALLGWNPGGEEEMFSREQLIALFDENRLSKSPAAFDQKKMDWMSNEYLKNADFETVYALCKPFLEAAGRLTDKAEKLVELYKPQLKSADEIVPLTDLFFSDFPELTEAEKEVMAGETVPTVLQAFKKKLEAMSDEDFKPENIFPQIKAVQKETGIKGKNLFMPIRIAVSGEMHGPELPNTIYLLGRDKSIEHINKML, from the coding sequence ATGTCAACAAAACCAATTCGTGTGCGTTACGCACCAAGTCCAACTGGATTATTACACATCGGAAATGCGCGGACAGCGCTCTTTAACTACCTTTATGCACGTCATCATGGCGGTACGTTTATCATTCGTATTGAAGATACCGACCGTAAACGTCATGTGGAAGATGGTGAGCGTTCACAATTAGAAAATTTGAAATGGCTTGGCATGGATTGGGACGAAAGTCCAGAAACCCATGACCAGTACCGTCAGTCAGAACGCCTAGAGCTCTATCAACAATACATTGACCGATTATTGACAGAAGGTAAGGCCTATAAGTCTTACGTGACTGAGGAAGAATTGGCAGCAGAGCGTGAGCGCCAAGAAGCAGCAGGTGAAACTCCTCGCTATATCAATGAATTCCTTGGCATGACAGAAGACCAAAAAGCAGCTTACATTGCTGAACGCGAAGCGGCAGGAATTGTTCCAACCGTTCGGTTAGCTGTTAACGAAGCTGGCATTTACAAATGGACGGATATGGTTAAAGGCGATATTGAATTTGAAGGTGGCAATATCGGTGGAGACTGGGTCATTCAGAAAAAAGATGGCTACCCAACTTACAACTTTGCGGTTGTTGTCGATGACCATGACATGCAAATTTCCCATGTTATCCGTGGGGACGACCATATCGCCAACACACCAAAGCAATTAATGGTTTATGAAGCCCTTGGGTGGGAAGCGCCAGCCTTTGGTCACATGACCCTCATCATCAATTCTGAAACAGGGAAAAAATTGTCCAAACGCGATACAAATACCCTCCAATTTATCGAGGATTACCGTAAGAAGGGTTATATGCCTGAAGCGGTCTTTAACTTTATTGCCCTTCTTGGTTGGAATCCTGGTGGAGAAGAAGAAATGTTCTCTCGTGAACAATTAATTGCTCTTTTTGATGAAAATCGCCTCAGCAAGTCTCCAGCTGCTTTCGATCAGAAGAAGATGGATTGGATGAGCAATGAGTACTTGAAAAATGCGGACTTTGAAACTGTTTATGCCCTCTGCAAACCTTTCCTTGAAGCAGCAGGACGCTTGACTGACAAGGCAGAAAAATTAGTTGAGCTTTACAAACCTCAATTAAAATCGGCTGATGAGATTGTTCCATTGACCGACCTTTTCTTCTCAGACTTCCCAGAATTAACAGAAGCTGAAAAAGAAGTGATGGCTGGTGAAACCGTTCCGACAGTCTTGCAAGCCTTCAAGAAAAAACTAGAAGCCATGTCAGACGAAGACTTCAAGCCAGAAAATATTTTCCCACAAATCAAGGCTGTGCAAAAAGAAACAGGTATCAAGGGCAAGAACCTCTTCATGCCAATCCGTATTGCAGTGTCCGGTGAAATGCACGGTCCTGAGTTACCAAATACCATTTACTTATTAGGTCGTGACAAATCCATTGAGCACATTAACAAGATGCTGTAA